One part of the Bacillota bacterium genome encodes these proteins:
- a CDS encoding FtsX-like permease family protein gives MLGVIIGVGAVIALVSIGQGATARVSKDIASLGSNLIFITPMRNARLTVEDAEDLPKRVPTISAAVPSISVAGTVKWRSSHTDTTIEGVTPSFLEVRDFSVERGRFISDEDVSGRRRVAVLGRTVVNRLFGDAGLVSIDPVGQTVTVSGQVFTVAGILAPKGASMGRDYDDTIVVPVTAAQRLAGNAWVNVVYARARSTDVARLATSHITELYRRKFPPIDGRDQVIVTSQDQVLSTIDQMTRTLTLMLGLIAGVSLIVGGIGIMNIMLVSVTERTREIGIRKALGATRRDILLQFLVESIVLSCLGGLFGIILGMSGSFAIARFAQWTTVVSPSAIATAFLFASLVGLFFGVYPAARAANLHPIEALRYE, from the coding sequence ATGCTCGGCGTGATTATCGGCGTCGGCGCCGTTATTGCGCTGGTCTCGATCGGCCAGGGCGCCACGGCGCGCGTCTCGAAGGACATAGCCAGTCTGGGTTCTAACCTTATATTCATCACCCCGATGAGGAACGCCCGGCTCACGGTGGAGGATGCGGAGGACCTGCCGAAGCGTGTCCCCACCATCAGCGCCGCGGTGCCCAGTATCAGCGTCGCGGGCACAGTCAAGTGGCGTAGCTCCCATACCGACACGACAATCGAGGGCGTGACCCCCTCGTTCCTCGAGGTGCGCGACTTCAGCGTCGAGAGGGGCAGGTTCATTTCAGACGAGGACGTATCCGGCAGGCGTAGAGTGGCTGTGCTGGGCAGGACCGTGGTGAATCGTTTGTTCGGCGACGCCGGGCTCGTGTCCATCGACCCTGTGGGCCAGACCGTGACTGTGAGCGGCCAGGTGTTTACCGTAGCCGGAATCCTCGCGCCCAAGGGCGCATCCATGGGTCGCGACTACGACGACACAATAGTCGTCCCCGTGACGGCCGCCCAGCGGCTCGCCGGCAACGCCTGGGTGAACGTGGTGTACGCCCGCGCCAGGAGTACCGACGTCGCTCGCCTCGCCACCAGCCACATCACCGAGCTGTACCGCCGCAAGTTCCCTCCCATCGACGGGCGCGACCAGGTTATCGTCACAAGCCAGGACCAAGTGCTGTCTACTATAGATCAAATGACCCGCACGCTCACGCTGATGCTGGGACTCATCGCTGGAGTATCGCTCATCGTCGGCGGCATCGGCATCATGAATATCATGCTTGTGTCCGTCACCGAGCGCACCCGCGAGATCGGCATCCGCAAGGCCCTCGGCGCTACCAGGCGCGACATCTTGCTGCAGTTTCTCGTCGAGTCGATCGTGCTCAGCTGCCTGGGCGGGCTGTTCGGAATCATCCTGGGTATGAGCGGTTCGTTCGCCATCGCCCGGTTCGCGCAATGGACTACAGTCGTCTCCCCCTCCGCTATCGCCACCGCATTCCTTTTCGCATCACTGGTCGGCCTGTTCTTCGGGGTGTACCCCGCGGCGCGGGCGGCCAACCTGCACCCCATCGAAGCCCTGCGGTACGAGTAG
- a CDS encoding efflux RND transporter periplasmic adaptor subunit: protein MNPGSANINSVNPTKRAGTGGMGRLLRVFKMKKWGTPARIVAATVVVVLLIIAYRAFGSTNGGQPKPVYSFGHVEKGHIEVRVSGTATVQAFKKQNVTAKTGGTVAEVLFQEGDRVEAGQALIRMTNDTLANQVEQARISLRLEQQSLAQMLDMPVEKALGVSPSSQYTVTAPASGRLVNMKLSAGARVTKGTSIGTIVDERSVLMVVLATTPEAASIHPGDKATIRLDNFSGTFDGKVISVAATGAAGDNTMYHRVEIAVDNPGLLKAGLAGSADIALGNGGVVSRLGQLEWRSQRDVRVSVSGSVFKIRATDGQVVRAGDPIVNIEGDDLAIQIESQQLKIKRTALDLESKLQQLNDLTVRAEMDGVVSYRNVEVGDTLDTGGARSGTSGSNVLATILDMTKASLVLSVDEVDVPNLSIGQKASVTLDALPGQVFEGVVSRIAAEGTPKSGLSSFDITVEIPNPASAIRAGMTASVDIVTAAKDDALLVPAEAVTQAGGRSFVRVVADGKQPEAREVKVGLKSDYTVEILEGLSEGERIVVAAFDPNAQQGRGMMIPMMGPGVRVQQVRPAQSSTQRQTNRR, encoded by the coding sequence TTGAATCCTGGCAGCGCGAACATTAACAGTGTCAACCCCACAAAGAGGGCCGGCACCGGGGGGATGGGCAGGCTGTTGCGGGTTTTCAAAATGAAGAAATGGGGGACCCCGGCGCGCATCGTCGCGGCCACCGTTGTCGTTGTCCTCCTCATCATCGCATACAGGGCTTTCGGCTCAACGAACGGCGGCCAGCCCAAGCCGGTCTACTCCTTCGGCCACGTCGAGAAGGGTCACATCGAGGTCAGGGTTTCGGGCACCGCCACCGTCCAGGCGTTCAAGAAGCAGAATGTCACGGCCAAGACAGGCGGGACCGTCGCCGAGGTGCTGTTCCAGGAAGGCGACAGGGTAGAGGCCGGCCAGGCACTCATCAGGATGACCAACGACACCCTTGCGAACCAGGTGGAGCAGGCGCGCATAAGCCTCAGGCTGGAACAGCAGTCGCTCGCACAGATGCTCGACATGCCGGTGGAGAAGGCGCTCGGTGTTTCGCCGTCCTCGCAGTACACAGTCACGGCCCCTGCTTCCGGCCGCCTCGTCAACATGAAGCTATCCGCAGGAGCCCGCGTCACAAAGGGGACCTCAATAGGGACCATCGTCGACGAACGTTCGGTGCTCATGGTCGTGCTGGCCACTACCCCCGAGGCTGCCTCCATTCACCCGGGCGATAAGGCCACGATCAGGCTGGACAACTTCTCCGGCACATTCGATGGCAAAGTCATCTCAGTTGCCGCTACCGGCGCCGCCGGCGACAACACGATGTACCACAGGGTCGAAATAGCGGTGGACAATCCGGGACTCCTGAAGGCCGGACTGGCCGGCTCCGCCGACATCGCGCTCGGCAACGGCGGCGTTGTGTCCAGGCTCGGCCAGCTCGAGTGGAGATCGCAGAGGGACGTCAGGGTGAGCGTCAGCGGCTCCGTATTCAAGATCCGCGCCACCGACGGCCAGGTCGTCCGCGCCGGTGACCCCATTGTCAACATCGAGGGCGACGACCTCGCCATCCAGATCGAATCCCAGCAGTTGAAGATCAAGAGGACGGCCCTGGACCTGGAGAGCAAGCTCCAGCAGCTCAACGATCTGACCGTACGCGCCGAGATGGACGGCGTGGTGTCATACAGGAACGTCGAGGTAGGCGACACCCTGGACACCGGTGGGGCGAGGTCGGGCACCAGCGGCTCCAACGTGCTCGCCACCATTCTCGACATGACGAAAGCGAGCCTGGTCCTATCGGTGGACGAGGTCGACGTACCCAACCTGTCGATAGGCCAGAAGGCGAGTGTGACCCTGGACGCCCTGCCCGGGCAGGTATTCGAGGGGGTCGTCTCGCGCATCGCCGCCGAGGGCACGCCAAAGAGCGGCCTTTCATCGTTCGACATCACCGTGGAGATACCCAACCCCGCGTCGGCCATCAGGGCCGGCATGACCGCCAGCGTGGACATAGTGACTGCCGCCAAGGATGACGCGCTGCTCGTACCCGCGGAGGCCGTAACGCAGGCAGGGGGCAGGTCATTCGTGAGGGTCGTGGCCGACGGCAAGCAGCCCGAGGCCCGGGAAGTGAAAGTCGGGCTCAAGAGCGACTACACGGTCGAGATCCTGGAGGGCCTTTCGGAGGGCGAACGGATCGTTGTGGCCGCGTTCGACCCCAACGCGCAGCAGGGCCGTGGAATGATGATCCCGATGATGGGGCCGGGCGTGCGCGTTCAGCAGGTGAGACCGGCGCAGAGCAGCACGCAGCGGCAGACGAACCGGCGGTGA
- a CDS encoding oxaloacetate decarboxylase subunit alpha, whose amino-acid sequence MKAVRITDTTLRDAHQSLLATRMKTADMTPVAEKLDAVGFHSLEVWGGATFDTCMRFLNEDPWERLRALRKAFKRTKLQMLLRGQNLVGYRHYADDIVEEFVKRAVANGIDIMRIFDALNDIRNLEKAIEVSKREGAHVQATVCYTISPVHNVEHYVEKAKTLAGLGADSICIKDMAGILYPSDAYEIVRRLKEELDIPVQLHCHYTSGMASMSYLKAIEAGCDVVDAAISSMALGTSQPPVESLVAALRGTPYDTGLDLELLAEISDYFKDVRKHYSQFDVAGPTVDTNVLIYQIPGGMVSNFISQLQQQNALDRLREVLQEVPRVRKDLGYPPLVTPSSQIVGSQAVLNVLTGERYKMVTNEVKAYLKGLYGQPPAPVDEDVRKRVIGDEKPITDRPANHIEPGLEQAKKESANYAESIEDVLSYALFPQVAMKFLQERLAARSKVDYNIVEGAKKEHPAGYYPA is encoded by the coding sequence TTGAAAGCCGTCAGGATTACCGACACCACCCTGAGAGACGCCCACCAATCACTGCTTGCCACGCGAATGAAGACGGCGGACATGACGCCCGTGGCGGAGAAACTCGACGCGGTCGGATTCCATTCCCTCGAAGTGTGGGGCGGGGCGACGTTCGACACGTGCATGAGGTTTCTCAATGAAGACCCGTGGGAGAGGCTTCGCGCGCTACGCAAGGCATTCAAGCGCACCAAGCTCCAGATGCTCCTGCGCGGCCAGAACCTCGTGGGCTACAGGCATTATGCCGACGATATCGTCGAGGAGTTCGTGAAGCGAGCCGTGGCTAACGGCATCGACATCATGAGGATATTCGACGCGCTCAACGACATCCGGAACCTCGAGAAGGCGATCGAGGTGTCAAAACGCGAGGGCGCGCACGTACAGGCCACGGTCTGCTATACGATCTCCCCCGTGCACAACGTCGAGCACTACGTCGAGAAGGCGAAAACCCTGGCGGGGTTGGGGGCCGACTCGATCTGCATCAAGGACATGGCCGGGATACTGTACCCGAGCGACGCGTACGAGATCGTCCGCCGCCTGAAGGAGGAGCTCGACATCCCCGTGCAGCTCCACTGCCACTACACCAGCGGCATGGCCTCCATGAGCTACCTGAAGGCCATCGAGGCGGGCTGCGATGTGGTAGACGCCGCCATATCGTCCATGGCCCTGGGCACGTCCCAGCCGCCGGTGGAGTCGCTCGTGGCCGCGCTCCGCGGCACCCCGTACGACACCGGCCTCGACCTGGAGCTCCTGGCCGAGATCTCCGATTACTTCAAGGACGTCCGCAAGCACTACAGCCAGTTCGACGTGGCCGGCCCGACCGTCGACACGAACGTGCTGATCTACCAGATACCCGGTGGCATGGTCTCGAACTTCATCTCGCAGTTGCAGCAGCAAAACGCGCTGGACAGGCTACGCGAGGTGCTCCAGGAGGTCCCACGCGTTCGCAAGGACCTCGGGTACCCGCCCCTGGTCACGCCGTCGAGCCAGATCGTCGGCTCGCAGGCGGTGCTCAATGTGCTGACCGGCGAGCGCTACAAGATGGTGACAAACGAGGTCAAAGCGTACCTAAAGGGTCTTTATGGACAGCCGCCGGCTCCGGTTGACGAGGACGTGCGGAAGAGAGTAATCGGCGACGAGAAGCCGATCACCGACAGGCCCGCCAACCACATCGAACCCGGCCTGGAGCAGGCGAAGAAAGAGTCGGCGAACTATGCCGAGAGTATCGAGGACGTGCTGTCGTACGCCCTGTTCCCGCAGGTCGCGATGAAGTTCCTGCAGGAGCGCCTGGCTGCCCGCAGCAAGGTGGACTATAACATAGTAGAGGGCGCGAAGAAGGAGCACCCGGCGGGGTATTATCCTGCGTGA
- a CDS encoding YIP1 family protein, producing the protein MSELFDIVYGMVFQPAVTLRRLAQSQSLLGKAVAVVVLVAVVEGAVVGADWVTGTGERSGSSGVVAASATLAVVWRLATWFAVAGILDLVAESFGGNGRGLTLLSLLGFCQAPGLLLGPVALIPAFAGSGVRTVVTLALGVWVAVLAVIAVRESHSLSGGRSAAAVLLPLAVVILLALGSLAIIGAAAIMKFPGFTSFK; encoded by the coding sequence ATGAGTGAGCTGTTCGACATCGTGTACGGGATGGTGTTTCAGCCTGCAGTCACCCTGCGCCGGCTCGCGCAGTCTCAGTCACTGCTCGGGAAGGCAGTCGCCGTGGTGGTGCTCGTGGCGGTGGTTGAGGGGGCCGTGGTGGGTGCGGACTGGGTCACCGGCACAGGTGAGCGATCGGGTTCGTCCGGCGTCGTTGCAGCCTCGGCGACCCTGGCAGTGGTGTGGAGGCTGGCCACCTGGTTCGCGGTCGCAGGCATTTTGGACCTTGTGGCAGAATCTTTCGGTGGAAATGGTCGCGGGCTCACCCTGCTGTCCCTGCTGGGGTTCTGCCAGGCGCCCGGGTTGCTCCTCGGTCCGGTTGCGCTGATCCCCGCGTTCGCAGGTTCCGGCGTGCGTACCGTGGTGACTCTGGCCCTGGGGGTGTGGGTAGCCGTGCTGGCCGTCATAGCGGTACGCGAATCTCACTCGCTCAGCGGGGGAAGGTCGGCGGCGGCGGTCCTGCTTCCTTTGGCGGTCGTTATCCTGCTGGCCCTGGGTTCGCTCGCGATTATCGGCGCCGCAGCTATCATGAAGTTTCCGGGTTTTACATCGTTCAAGTAG
- the sppA gene encoding signal peptide peptidase SppA, with protein sequence MSGRGASGLSGDQCGSDDIVEQLREAADDREVGAVVIRLNTPGGSAAGSQEISREIEHLRESGKKVVASMGDVCASGGYWIAAGADAIVANPATITGSIGVIMEVTRLEQLMKKIGVEIDTVKSGPYKDIGSMSRKLEDEERAILQGMVDDIYAQFLDTVAAGRKMDMEKVRSLADGRIFTGRQARELGLVDEFGNVEDALVTAAEAAGIEDDWTLKEFGKVSPLERLLDLLEGRVALGSLLGAPALGRELTGLPGLQSLPMKLWFARDLLRSGGLR encoded by the coding sequence ATGAGCGGTAGGGGCGCGTCGGGCCTGTCGGGCGATCAGTGCGGTTCCGACGACATCGTCGAGCAACTCAGGGAGGCCGCGGACGACCGCGAGGTAGGGGCAGTGGTGATCAGGCTGAATACCCCCGGCGGAAGCGCGGCGGGATCGCAGGAGATATCGCGCGAGATCGAGCACCTCCGCGAGTCGGGCAAGAAAGTGGTCGCCTCTATGGGCGACGTGTGCGCATCGGGCGGGTACTGGATCGCTGCGGGCGCGGACGCCATCGTTGCTAACCCCGCGACCATAACCGGCAGTATCGGTGTCATTATGGAGGTTACGAGGCTCGAGCAGCTGATGAAGAAGATCGGTGTCGAGATCGACACCGTCAAGAGCGGTCCCTACAAAGATATCGGCTCCATGTCCCGCAAGCTCGAGGACGAGGAAAGGGCCATACTGCAGGGCATGGTCGACGACATATACGCGCAGTTCCTCGACACGGTGGCCGCGGGACGAAAGATGGACATGGAGAAGGTGCGGAGCCTGGCCGACGGAAGGATCTTTACGGGGAGGCAGGCCAGGGAACTCGGGCTCGTGGACGAATTCGGGAACGTCGAGGATGCGCTTGTTACCGCCGCGGAGGCTGCAGGTATTGAAGACGACTGGACGCTCAAGGAATTCGGAAAGGTGAGCCCGCTCGAGCGACTGCTCGACCTCCTCGAGGGTAGGGTAGCACTGGGTTCACTGCTGGGCGCCCCCGCTCTGGGCAGGGAACTGACCGGCCTGCCGGGCCTTCAGAGTCTCCCCATGAAGCTCTGGTTCGCCAGGGATCTGCTCCGGTCCGGCGGACTCCGGTAG
- a CDS encoding CTP synthase, whose translation MAKFIFVTGGVVSGLGKGITAASLGRLLKSRGFDVTALKFDPYVNVDAGTMSPLQHGEVFVTEDGAETDLDLGHYERFIDVNLSKNNNVTTGKIYNSVIQKERKGEFLGGTVQVIPHVTNEIKERLMRVARESRADIVICEVGGTVGDIESLPFLEAIRQFRSDVGREDVMYIHVTLVPYIHASGEQKTKPTQHSVRELRSIGIQPDAIVARTENPFTREMKDKIALFCDIEKDAVIENIDAASIYEVPILLEEQGLGNIALRKLGLSSREKDMAEWRGIVKKIKNPEKHCRIALVGKYIALHDAYLSLSESLAHAGIANDCKVEIHWVFSEDLERDPAYIHLGDDDGVLVPGAFGYRGIEGKCNAVRYAREKEVPFLGICMGMQCAVIEFSRNVLGLKGANSTEFETDTGHPVIDLMPEQKDIENMGGTMRLGAYPCRLTPGTKAFGAYGTELIYERHRHRFEVNNAYRDKLAAAGFKPVGVWPQGNLVEMMELDGHPWFVGTQFHPEFKSRPTRVHPLFRDFVKAALAYRAARKGE comes from the coding sequence GTGGCGAAGTTCATATTCGTGACTGGAGGCGTCGTTTCCGGCCTGGGGAAAGGCATCACTGCCGCATCTCTGGGCCGTCTGCTTAAGAGCAGGGGTTTCGACGTCACCGCCCTCAAGTTTGACCCTTACGTCAACGTCGATGCAGGGACCATGAGCCCGCTCCAGCACGGTGAGGTATTCGTTACGGAGGACGGCGCCGAGACCGACCTCGACCTGGGCCACTACGAGCGCTTCATCGACGTGAACCTCTCCAAGAACAACAACGTCACCACGGGGAAAATCTACAATTCCGTGATTCAGAAGGAGCGCAAGGGCGAGTTCTTGGGTGGCACGGTGCAGGTGATTCCTCACGTTACCAACGAGATCAAGGAAAGGCTGATGCGTGTCGCACGCGAGAGCAGGGCCGACATCGTGATATGCGAGGTCGGAGGCACCGTCGGCGACATCGAGAGCCTCCCGTTCCTCGAGGCCATCAGGCAGTTCAGGAGCGACGTCGGTCGCGAGGACGTAATGTACATACACGTTACGCTGGTCCCCTATATCCACGCCTCGGGAGAACAGAAGACTAAACCCACGCAGCACAGCGTGAGGGAGCTACGCAGTATCGGTATTCAGCCCGACGCCATCGTGGCCAGGACCGAGAACCCCTTCACCCGCGAGATGAAGGACAAGATCGCCCTGTTCTGCGACATAGAGAAAGATGCAGTCATCGAGAACATAGACGCGGCGAGCATATACGAGGTGCCGATCCTCCTGGAGGAGCAAGGCCTGGGCAACATCGCGTTGAGGAAACTCGGGCTCAGCAGCCGTGAGAAGGATATGGCCGAGTGGCGAGGCATAGTGAAGAAGATCAAGAACCCGGAGAAACACTGCCGGATCGCCCTGGTCGGTAAGTACATAGCCCTGCACGACGCGTACCTCAGCCTCTCCGAATCGCTCGCCCACGCAGGCATCGCCAACGACTGCAAAGTCGAAATACACTGGGTGTTCTCCGAGGACCTGGAGCGTGACCCCGCGTACATTCACCTCGGCGACGACGATGGAGTCCTCGTACCCGGCGCGTTCGGCTACCGCGGTATCGAGGGGAAGTGCAACGCGGTACGCTACGCGCGCGAGAAGGAAGTCCCATTCCTCGGGATATGCATGGGGATGCAATGCGCGGTGATCGAGTTCTCCAGGAACGTACTGGGGCTCAAAGGCGCCAACAGCACGGAATTCGAAACGGACACCGGGCATCCGGTGATCGACCTCATGCCCGAGCAGAAGGACATCGAGAACATGGGTGGGACCATGCGGCTCGGCGCGTATCCGTGCAGGTTGACTCCTGGGACGAAGGCATTCGGAGCCTACGGGACCGAACTCATATACGAGCGCCACAGGCACCGGTTCGAGGTCAACAATGCCTACCGCGACAAGCTGGCTGCGGCGGGGTTCAAGCCGGTCGGCGTGTGGCCGCAGGGGAATCTCGTGGAGATGATGGAACTCGACGGACACCCGTGGTTCGTCGGAACCCAGTTCCACCCCGAGTTCAAGTCGAGGCCAACCAGGGTACACCCCCTATTCCGGGACTTCGTCAAGGCGGCGCTCGCGTACCGCGCGGCGCGAAAGGGAGAGTAG
- a CDS encoding MBL fold metallo-hydrolase has protein sequence MKIKWLGHACFLITSARGTRILTDPFDETVGYVVPAIEADFVTVSHEHFDHNAVGNVKGKPKVVRGAGSHSLGDVTARGIDTFHDEAKGSKRGPNTVFVFDVDGMSVCHLGDLGHALAPGHATAIGKVDVLLVPVGGTYTIDSAGAANVVERLDPRVVIPMHYKTDAMSFPIVGVEPFLQRVGGGMRVGSTTVEIGKDDLVGQRKVYVLEYA, from the coding sequence GTGAAGATCAAGTGGCTCGGTCACGCGTGCTTCCTGATTACCTCCGCCAGGGGTACCAGGATCCTCACCGACCCATTTGATGAGACCGTAGGCTATGTCGTACCCGCCATCGAGGCCGATTTCGTCACAGTCAGTCACGAGCACTTTGACCACAACGCGGTAGGCAACGTCAAGGGAAAACCGAAGGTAGTCCGGGGCGCGGGCTCGCACAGCCTGGGCGACGTGACTGCCAGGGGCATCGACACATTCCACGATGAGGCGAAGGGCTCCAAGCGCGGGCCCAACACGGTGTTCGTGTTCGATGTGGACGGCATGTCCGTGTGCCACCTCGGCGATCTCGGGCACGCGCTGGCGCCTGGACATGCGACCGCGATCGGCAAAGTGGATGTACTCCTCGTACCGGTAGGCGGCACGTACACCATCGACTCCGCCGGGGCCGCGAATGTGGTTGAACGGCTCGACCCCAGGGTAGTCATTCCCATGCACTACAAGACCGACGCCATGTCGTTCCCGATCGTCGGCGTCGAGCCGTTCCTGCAGAGAGTGGGTGGAGGCATGCGAGTGGGCAGCACCACGGTGGAGATCGGGAAGGACGATCTCGTTGGACAGAGGAAGGTATATGTTCTAGAATACGCTTGA
- the rpoE gene encoding DNA-directed RNA polymerase subunit delta: MPDETNGPALDPKAPAVEVAYQILRNAGEPLDYRELIDKVVEVKQIVSYDLAKVMARIYTEINLDPRFTYAGAGAWGLKEWAPKPQGARHAGSQVIPQRSRQPERWTQEEGSGDESDVVRRADEEDNDWTAESD, translated from the coding sequence TTGCCCGATGAAACCAACGGCCCGGCGCTGGACCCGAAAGCACCGGCGGTCGAGGTTGCGTACCAGATTCTGAGGAACGCTGGCGAACCCCTGGACTACCGCGAGCTCATCGACAAGGTAGTCGAAGTCAAGCAGATAGTCTCGTACGACCTGGCGAAGGTCATGGCCAGAATATACACCGAGATTAACCTGGACCCCCGTTTCACGTACGCCGGCGCCGGCGCGTGGGGACTCAAGGAGTGGGCCCCGAAGCCACAGGGCGCCAGGCATGCCGGCTCCCAGGTAATCCCGCAGAGGTCGCGCCAGCCCGAACGGTGGACACAGGAGGAGGGATCGGGCGACGAATCCGATGTAGTCCGGCGCGCGGATGAGGAAGATAATGACTGGACAGCCGAATCGGACTAA
- a CDS encoding DUF2283 domain-containing protein, translating to MSSLTSSRPDVYPRVHYDKNADVLYISLGKPVPSVSREDPEIEGLHFRYSIRGNRLSGATVVWYSRQDKKSIMSRLPFKVDLP from the coding sequence ATGTCAAGTCTCACAAGTAGTCGCCCAGACGTTTATCCAAGAGTACACTATGACAAGAATGCGGACGTGCTATATATCAGCCTGGGGAAACCGGTGCCGTCGGTGTCTCGGGAAGACCCGGAGATTGAGGGTTTGCACTTCAGGTACTCTATTCGAGGGAATCGATTGTCAGGAGCCACAGTAGTGTGGTACTCAAGGCAGGACAAGAAGTCGATAATGAGCAGGCTGCCTTTCAAAGTCGATCTTCCATAA
- a CDS encoding D-lysine 5,6-aminomutase subunit alpha: MTAGVRKALDLDETQIGRARELARSIVLEMKGHIDAHSTTSIERTVCRLFGIDGVDDDGKPLPNVVVDEIQAGGGLDRGAAHWVCNAMLHHDLSAQQVAEEVARGTIDITRLPAGDEGAIRELASELATTACETIRARRRERDGMIGRLGLGLQPWLYIIVASGNIYEDRTQAKSAALLGADIVAVIRSTGQSLMDYVPYGPTTEGFGGTYATQENFRIIRKALDDVSEEVRRYVRLTNYSSGLCMPEIAAMGALERLDVMLSDSMYGILFRDINPKRTFVDQHFSRMLLGFGGIIINTGEDNYLTTDDAYESFHTVVASQFINEQFALLSGVPVEQMGLGHAFQINMDMEDGLLYEIAQALLVRQLFPNAPIKYMPPTRSSSGNIFRTHVLDGMFNFTSVLTGQGIHLLGMHTEAIHTPHLQDRALSLENAKYVMNTARHLGEEIVIRPGGKIQKRAQDVLVKAVEMLGQVDGMGLFTALEKGMFARVKRPRDGGKGRDGAFVKGPQYFNPFPELILGGERG, translated from the coding sequence GTGACGGCAGGTGTTCGAAAGGCGCTTGACCTGGACGAAACTCAAATCGGACGCGCGAGGGAACTGGCCAGGTCCATCGTCCTGGAAATGAAGGGGCACATTGACGCCCACAGCACGACATCCATAGAGCGCACGGTTTGCAGGTTGTTCGGGATCGACGGCGTAGACGACGACGGGAAGCCCCTGCCCAACGTGGTCGTGGACGAGATCCAGGCGGGAGGCGGGCTCGACAGGGGCGCCGCGCACTGGGTGTGCAACGCCATGCTCCACCATGACCTTTCGGCGCAGCAGGTTGCCGAAGAGGTCGCGCGCGGTACCATTGACATAACGAGGCTCCCCGCAGGCGATGAGGGAGCGATCAGGGAACTCGCCTCGGAGCTGGCCACGACGGCGTGCGAGACCATACGCGCGAGGCGTCGCGAGCGCGACGGAATGATTGGGCGGCTGGGCCTTGGGCTTCAGCCATGGCTCTATATCATTGTGGCGAGCGGCAACATATACGAGGACAGGACCCAGGCCAAGTCTGCGGCACTGCTCGGCGCGGACATCGTGGCCGTGATCCGTTCCACCGGCCAGAGCCTCATGGATTACGTGCCATACGGCCCGACCACCGAGGGGTTCGGCGGTACATACGCAACGCAGGAGAACTTCCGGATAATCCGCAAGGCGCTCGACGACGTATCGGAGGAGGTCCGCCGGTACGTAAGGCTTACCAACTACTCCTCGGGCCTGTGCATGCCGGAGATCGCAGCGATGGGGGCGCTGGAGCGGCTGGACGTCATGCTGAGCGATAGCATGTACGGGATACTCTTCCGCGACATCAACCCGAAGCGGACATTCGTCGACCAGCACTTCTCGCGCATGCTGCTGGGGTTCGGCGGGATTATCATCAACACCGGCGAGGACAACTACCTGACAACCGACGACGCGTACGAGTCGTTCCACACCGTCGTAGCTTCACAGTTCATAAACGAGCAATTCGCTCTGCTGTCGGGCGTCCCAGTGGAACAGATGGGCCTCGGCCACGCGTTCCAGATCAACATGGACATGGAGGACGGCTTGCTCTACGAGATAGCCCAGGCGCTTCTCGTCCGGCAGCTGTTCCCGAATGCCCCGATCAAGTACATGCCCCCGACCAGGTCGTCAAGCGGCAACATATTCAGGACCCACGTCCTCGATGGCATGTTCAACTTCACCTCGGTGCTGACAGGCCAGGGGATTCACCTCCTCGGCATGCACACCGAGGCGATCCACACACCGCACCTCCAGGACAGGGCGCTCTCGCTGGAAAACGCGAAGTACGTCATGAACACCGCCCGCCATCTGGGCGAGGAAATCGTCATCCGGCCGGGCGGGAAGATCCAGAAGCGGGCGCAAGACGTCCTCGTCAAAGCCGTGGAGATGCTGGGGCAAGTGGACGGGATGGGCCTTTTCACCGCGCTGGAGAAGGGCATGTTCGCGCGGGTCAAGCGGCCGAGAGACGGCGGCAAGGGGCGTGACGGGGCCTTCGTCAAGGGGCCGCAGTACTTCAACCCGTTCCCCGAACTCATCCTGGGGGGTGAACGGGGATGA